The following is a genomic window from Chitinophaga caseinilytica.
CCGTTCCGAAAAATTGATCATTTGGATGAGCAGCTCGCTGGCAGGGTAGATGCCGAGGCGGTTGTAGAAGGGATGGGCGTGATCGTCGTGCGCATAGAAGTAAAGGGAGCGCAGCACCGTGGCTGAATACCCGATGCGGAGGATGTGCTCCATGCCCCGGGGGATCCAGAAGTAATGCCGGGCCGGTACCACATAGGTTTTGAAATCGATCGTGATGTAGGCGATGCCGCCTTCCACATAGCTCAGTTGTCCTTTGGTATGCGAATGCAAAGGGATGAGCTTTTCGGATTTCTCGTGCATCACGAACACGCTTTCCTTTTTCTTGTCGATTTCCGGCAAGGATGCGATAAGTCCCATATCAGCGCAAACTTATTTTCCAGCGAAACTAATCCATTTTGGCCGGAATGATGAAAAGATTGACTTTTTTGGAGAAACCCGGCATGTGCCGGGATGGTAATTTTGCACCCACGATGAACCAAGGAAAATTAGTGCTCTTTTCGGGTTTGTTATTGGCGGCTTACAGTGCCTGCGGGCAAGCGCAGGGCGCCGGGAACGACACCTTAAGGATTTCACTTCCCCAGGCCTGGCAAAAGGCGGACGAACACAGCCGGCTGGTGGAATTACGAAAAACGTCCGCCGAAATTGCCGAAGAAGAAATCAAAGATGCCCGGATGGAGCGATTCCCCGAACTGGGCGTAAAAGGCACCGCCGAAAAAGCCACCAACATCCCCATTTACGAGAACGGGCTTTTCTCCAAACCTTCCCAGCATGAAGTGATCCACACGCTGTACCGGGTAGGCGCCGATTTCTACCTCCATCTCTATAATGGCAACAAACTGAACCTGAAGATCGCGGAGGCGAAAACCCTCCACCAGATCAGCCTCATCCGGAAAGACCAGGCCGTGTCTGACACCCGGTATAAAACTGCGGCGCTGTACCTCGAACTGCAGAAATCGCTCATCTACCGCAAACTGATCATCGAAGACATCGCCGACCAGGAAAAACAATTGCAGGAAATCAAGGCATATTACAGGAACGGCACCGTCCTCAAAAGCGACGTGCTGCGCGTGGAGCTCGACCTGTCGAAGCGCAAGCTCACGCAGGTGACCATCGAGAACGATATCCGCATCGCCACCCAGCAACTGAACATCCTCATGGGAGAACCCGATGAGCGAACGGTGGTCC
Proteins encoded in this region:
- a CDS encoding TolC family protein, producing the protein MNQGKLVLFSGLLLAAYSACGQAQGAGNDTLRISLPQAWQKADEHSRLVELRKTSAEIAEEEIKDARMERFPELGVKGTAEKATNIPIYENGLFSKPSQHEVIHTLYRVGADFYLHLYNGNKLNLKIAEAKTLHQISLIRKDQAVSDTRYKTAALYLELQKSLIYRKLIIEDIADQEKQLQEIKAYYRNGTVLKSDVLRVELDLSKRKLTQVTIENDIRIATQQLNILMGEPDERTVVPADIDPRPDGEKDYEQYLAEALAHSFPYHISEQQTELSKLQLRKTKANLRPKAGIYSEFYYANPQIFLFPYNPYWYSLGVAGLKASFPISELWHNVHKVRAAKLELEKEEIAHKDTEDQVRQQVKAAFLRYREALVRISVAEANVAQAVENARIIKNTYFNHTSLVTDLLDADVQVLQTRFELAAARILAQDKYFLLQNITGIL